The Aedes aegypti strain LVP_AGWG chromosome 3, AaegL5.0 Primary Assembly, whole genome shotgun sequence genome contains a region encoding:
- the LOC110678575 gene encoding predicted GPI-anchored protein 58, which translates to MFKLAIVVALVAIVAIQAAPQLPEGVPAMPAVPEMPSTPEMPATPEMPATPEMPAESAPGAESATMPNLPNRISNRISNSVNRVNSG; encoded by the exons ATGTTTAAGCTCGCTATTGTTGTCGCCCTGGTGGCCATCGTTG CCATCCAAGCTGCACCACAATTGCCGGAAGGTGTCCCGGCTATGCCAGCGGTTCCCGAGATGCCATCTACGCCGGAAATGCCAGCAACACCGGAAATGCCTGCCACCCCGGAAATGCCAGCCGAAAGCGCTCCTGGAGCGGAAAGTGCCACCATGCCCAACCTGCCCAACCGTATCTCCAACCGAATCTCGAACAGTGTGAACCGTGTCAACAGCGGCTAG